In the Nocardia asteroides genome, CGCGTGCTCGACGCCTACTGCAGGCACATGGGCGGCGACCTGAGCATGGGCGAGGTCAAGGGCGACGACATCGCCTGCCCGTTCCACGATTGGCGCTGGTCCGGGACCACGGGCAAGTGCACCGAGATCCCGTACGCGCGGCGCGTGCCGCCGCTGGCCAGGACCCGGAAGTGGACCACCCTCGAGCGCAACGGTCAGCTCTTCGTCTGGCACGACCACGAGGGCAGCACGCCGCCGGACGACGTCACCATTCCGCACATCGTCGGCCCCTACACCGACGCGGACGGCAACACCACCGAGCAACTGGACAGCGGCTGGACCGACTGGACCTGGAACTCGATGCTGATCGAGGGCGCCAACTGCCGCGAGATCATCGACAACGTCGTGGACATGGCGCACTTCTACTACATCCACTACGCCTTCCCGACCTACTTCAAGAACGTCTTCGAGGGGCACATCGCCACCCAGTTCCTGGAGACCAAGGGCAGGCCGGACATCGGGATGGCGTCGAAGTACGGCGGCGACACGCTGCTCAAGTCCGAGGCGTCGTACTTCGGCCCCTCGTACATGATCAATCCGCTGGTCAACATCTATAGCGGGTACGAGGTCAAGAGCGTCC is a window encoding:
- a CDS encoding Rieske 2Fe-2S domain-containing protein, translated to MADTSTRGGKVRELDVGTVPTRYARGWHCLGLAKNFRDGKPHAVHVFGTKLVIWADGGDELRVLDAYCRHMGGDLSMGEVKGDDIACPFHDWRWSGTTGKCTEIPYARRVPPLARTRKWTTLERNGQLFVWHDHEGSTPPDDVTIPHIVGPYTDADGNTTEQLDSGWTDWTWNSMLIEGANCREIIDNVVDMAHFYYIHYAFPTYFKNVFEGHIATQFLETKGRPDIGMASKYGGDTLLKSEASYFGPSYMINPLVNIYSGYEVKSVLINCHYPVSQDSFMLQWGITLQKPEGVEGATADKLAAKMSEGISVGFLQDVEIWKHKSKVENPLLCEEDGPVYQLRRWYDQFYVDLADVTEKMTQRYEFEVDTAKANEYWEAEVAENLRRQQEPGAQEASV